From the genome of Triticum aestivum cultivar Chinese Spring chromosome 1A, IWGSC CS RefSeq v2.1, whole genome shotgun sequence:
gtgattcacggattgggggctgaaaggacctttgtctcaacggccctctgtgtggatctttgtggcgaagtgacagggcaggttgagaccacctaggagagaggtgggcctggccctggtcggcgttcgcggttatttcaagataacacatttaacgagatcttggtatttgatctgagtcttgcCACTgacctatatgcactaaccatctacgcggggacagttatgggcactcgatgttgtggtatcagccgaagccttcgtgacgtcagcgactgagcggcccgcgccggattggactggaacgcctgctaggctaggtctgcttccagccgccctcgcaacgtgcaagtgtgcaatgggcgatgggcccagatccctgcgccataggatttagaccggcgtgctgacctctctattgtgcctaggtagggctacgacgtgttgatcttccgaggccggacatgacccagacaagtgtgtccggccaaagaggatcgagcgtgttgggaaatgtggtgtacccctgcagggaagttaagctattcaaatagccgtgatcttcggtgaCAGGATGACTTGgatttgtaccttgaccttatgacaactagaaccggatacttaataaaactcaCCCTTTCAAGtgtcagatacaacccggtgatcgctctctaactgggcgaagaggggaggatcgccgggtaggattatgctatacgatgctacttgatgctacttggtgaatttatcatctactctcttctacatgctgcaagatggagatggccagaagcgtagtctttgacaagactagctatccccccttattctggcattctgcagttcagtccacatatgatacccccttttccatttgataccaatgcatacatatgtagtgtagttccttgcttgcgagtactttggatgagtactcacagttgctttgttcccccttttTATACCCGGTTGCTGTGACCAAATGATGGAGTCCAAGAGCCAGAGGATCCCGCGGTTGATTCTATGTGGAGTTCGGCttcaaggagtagttaggaggtcccaggcaggatgccttgccttttcgatcgttgctacttttgtgctagccttcttaagacaatCTTGTTACTTATGtgtatactcagatattgttgcttccgctgactcgtctatgatcgagctcttgtattcgagccctcgaggcccctggcttgtaatatgatacttgtataacttattttatttgtagaattgtgttgtgatatcttcccatgagtccctaatcttgatcgtacacgtttgcatgtatgattagtgtacggtcaaatcgggggtgtcacagtgCTAAAGAGGCAAatacaggcgaggagtcccgaggcattagacaaagatttccatatcgatgcaacaagaccaagactagcaggacaacaggatggaggtcaccgtggagcccaagacggcgttacCACCAGAGCCCTTGGCCGACGAAAACTACTTTTATCAAGATAactcgtactagttgtctcccttcgaatttggccgttgtgagatcccttcccgctcaatatttgagaagaggacccgcgcctctataaataggactagccaccaccgtggtGAGGCAGGtgatcttggactggatccattccaccTAGGCAACCACATAAGTTcgctaagcacaagaacacctctcctcagaagGCTATTCTTCTGTTATAACTGTTCATTTTCAGctcaagaggtaatccaccacaccacactgaagtagggtattacaccacaacggtgacccgaaccagtataaatcttatttctctcgttctttgggttcgtcgagttaGGCCGTGAGATCATACGAAGTGTGCGAGCTACAGAGAAGGAGGGATCTTTGTATGTACCCAGTATTCGAACTTCAAAGGTTTTGCCGAAACCTAAAATCCGACAGCTGCGTCGCACCTACAACTCCGCCGTTCAAGGCAGGGCCGATCACCACACCGCCGCGTGCCGCAGCCATCGCCGCTGCGCCGCATAAATTGAATTGGCCGCGTCACCACACGTTTAGGGGGCCATACTACCCCTAAGACGTGGGAGAAAGAGAGTCCCTCGCCACCGCGGTTGGCTTCCGGGCTCCCCCACCGCAGGCCAAGGTTGGGGCGTCGCCCGAGTCGTTCCTGGCGACTCGGGGGCGTGGGAATCTCAAAGACGGAGGGCATTTCGGTCCGGGCTCGAGAccgccgccgcggcgccgcccaACGGCCATTATTAAACGTCTAACGTCGGTTGCACTCCACCGCGCGGGCGTCCTCGTCTCCTTTGGTAAGCCGTGCATCCGTGCGGCGCGGCCCGCTTTAGGTGCACCTGGAAAAAAAAGGCGAGAGGTAGTTGGCGCCTCTCTCGTCCCAtcgcccgcgccgcgccgctcAGGAAAAGAAGGGAAAAGGATCCATCCCCGCTCCGAGTCCGATCCATCCGATCCAGCCACCGCCTTCCCATCCCAGCCGTGCAACGCCACGCAGCAaggggtggaggtggaggtggaggagcagGGCAGGAGGGATCCCCACAAAAACAGCAGCACCAGCGACAGCGAGCCGGGTTAGACAGAGGAGTCACGCGACGAGCGAGAAAAACGAGGCGAGAGCTTCGACCCAGCCAAGCCCGAATCTGAATGGCCTCCGCCACCCCGGCGGTGCCCGACCCCGCCCTCGGCCTCCGCCACCCCGGCGCTCTCGCCCGCCGCATCGCCATGGCGCGCGGCGCCGCCGTCGCGCCGGCGCTCCGTCCCTGGCTCCTCTTCGACGCCGTGcccctcgtcgtcgtcgtcctcatcgccgcGCACGTCCTCGCCCTCGTACGCCCCCTCCTCTGCCCTCAACTCAaacaacgcccccccccccccccccccccccccccccccccgcccctttGACCGGAGACGCTCCTCCGGGTGAGCGCTGGCCGGATTGGGGCTAAACTTGGGTGTTTTGTGTGCTGTGGCAGGGCTACTGGATCTACAGGCTCGCCACCGACGGGTCCAAGCACCCTGCGCGGAGCAAGAAACACTAGACAGACAGCAGCCGCAGGCCCGCAGTGGCTGCATGGGTGTAAGGCCCTTCTTCCTTGCTCTTTCATATCCCTCCTTTTTTACTCATCATTGGCTGCAATTGTTACGATGGATTGTGGTTTCAAGGATTGCTTGTTTGGCTGCGTCACAGAGTCTGTCTGAATGCCTAGTTACGGGGGTGATTTGTGGGATATCTGCAGGATTGTGGCTACTAGCGAGCTGCCTGGAATGTTGGAATTACCATCGTCATAGTGTCGACATCTAGTTCAGTATGttctttttgaaaaggaggatgcaTCAAGCGATGCACACAGCCATCTTATTATATTATTTGACAAAGCCTTACAAAATAAGTACATGAATACCCAAAGCAATCTTCCTGGCGAAACCTGTCGCCCTACCTAAGAGGTTAATGATGTGTCCCTACCTCTCGCCAACacacaccatgaaaaaaggtggcCTCACCAGACCGCCCGTTGGCTAGCCGGGAGCACCAACCGGTGTAACAGACCCTCAGCGCACACTACATGTGCGCACTCTAGAATCCGCCACCGCCATCTTCCGCTGTCCCGTCTTCAGGCGTGATCAATGCATTGATCTTGCCAGACCCTTTTGCCGTCGATGCCACCAGGATGCCAGACAACGCCACCCTCCTACGCACGCCCATCAAACGGTGTCCAGTGTTGAGATCCGGTTGCACCATGCCGCCCAGACTCGCCGTTGCCGAGACCGTAGATGCCACGCCGCTCCACCTTGGTAACCGCACGAGAATTATGTGGAGACCCGCGCCCAGCCATCGAAGCCAAACACTTGTCCCTCCAGCTGATGAATGGCTCCAAAGATAATGCCCCTATGGGGGTAATGACGCTGGAACATCGCCATCTCTGATCTGGAAAGCCCAAATCCAGGGTTTCCCCCGGAGCGCATAGGGACCGAGAATCGCCCCACAATGCCTCCAATGAGGTAACGACACCTACGGACGCGGCCGAGGCCAAAAGAAGCTTTCGCCGGCATACTCGCATCCAATACCAGCTGGACTACCGGATCCATCTCCACTGTCTTCCGCCACACCCCAAGGAAATGCCCCCGCCGTCAGTAGACATCTGCACATGGCCGGAGCCGCAGCCGTGCCACCACCGCCAGGAAACGCCACACCGTCGGGGTGGGCCATTGACCGCAGAAGAGTCCCCATCGCTGTGCGGCCGACACCGGACCGTGCACACGCCGGACCAGGACACAGCTTGAAGATCCACCCCGGCTGTGCCTCGGAACCACGGCAGAGGAAGGCCCTGGCGTCCCCGTCCTTGGCAGCTGCACGGCTTAGCCCATGGCAACCTCAGGAGGCGACAAGAGGGTGGGTGGAGTGGAGGGGCTGTGGATGAGAAATCCCACCGGCGGCTGATGACCTAGTACAGTATGTAGGACGCTCTTTAGCGATCTGCACTAATTCAGTGGCCAGTGTGTTTTGGGGCTTCAACCAGATTAACCATTGGAGAGCTTGCCTGAATACCGGTTCCACATATTTTTGGAGTTagatttttattattttatataGGATAGCGGATGATAATGAATCTGTGCTGGAAATTTTTGGTGGATTCGGATTTTTTTTCAGTAGACCAGTACTACTTTAATATGTAATTGTTGATTATGACTATATGTGTTTCCTGTTTTGTTTGGGCCCTTTGCTTTATGAAATCACTCTTCTAAACATTGTCATGAAATCAACTGCTAAACCTGGTAGTATTAATTAGGCACTTCTGTGCGGCACTCATGTTTTGAGAAAACCCTTTTGAACTTACAAGGATAAGCTATCTCACTCGTTGTTATTCTTAGTATTCATATTGCTCTGTTGCGACAGAAGCTTAAAAGTTTTCCAATTAGGTACCACTTTGATGCTTACCGAACCATGGGCTGCAGTAACTAGCAAACAACTATTTAACGTGTCTCCATGCTTAATTTTTCAGCCCTTCACTTTTGTGCTTGCTCTCCTGTATTGCCACTGTAGTAATTTTCAAGCTTTCTTGTGATTTTGATTTGGTACAATTTACTAATGTCGGCTATTTTGCCTGAAGTCCTGAAGCTAAATATTTGACATTGAGGTAATTTCAACAAAATCACGTTTTTATACCAGTTTCTTCTGTGGTATGCATCTCAAATGTAAAATCTTGTTTTGCTCCTGATTTTTAGAATATAAATGGATTTAGGGGTTCCAAAATAAAATGGTTGTCTAAAAAACGATATTGATTATTTCTTTAGCTAATAATTTGCACAAAGAAAATAAATAGTTAAACATTGCTTAGTGTGTACATTATGTGAGATTGTGAATGGCCCTTACCTTTGATAGGGAAAAGGATGATGTGACTCAGATGATGTAAACAACTTGATTTTGTCCTCTGCAAAGCTTGACTTTTCGAAGGCAACATTGTAATTTATGAGTAAAATCTTATCGTGAACAAGCATGGAGGAATTCTATATTTTCTTTCAAATACAAAACAACGTTCTTCATGAATAAATGCTGCGCTGGCATTATGTATCAACTTGTTTATTCTGCTGTGGATAGATTTTATATCCCATCTGTAAGAGATTCTGGAAGAAAATGGATATCATGATTGAGTCTTTTGCCTCCTTATGTTAACCAAGCATGATCAACCTCTTTAAatttgtgttttttctcttttgATCTGCTAACAAAAATATTTTGCTACTCCTGTTCCCATGCTCCCAATTCCTCGAGTCTGTCCGCCCATGTAGCAACACAAATGATGGTGCACAATTGTTCCTTGAAATAACTTATATGTGCAATAAATTCTTTGATTGTTTGTTTATGGTACTACAGTTATGGTTATGCTTACCTTACTACATCACCGCCTACCTGGCTACCTTCATTCTGTTCATTTTCGTTTGTTGTACAAAATGATGTCTAACAAAGAGATAAATGACACACAAGGATTTTGATCAGCTCCAGTGTTAACACAATTCTTTACTCTCGAGTTTCAGATGCATAGAATAAAAACATTCATACGTTAATAGTAACCTTCGTAAAGCTTCAAACATTCTCCAATTAATCATATTCGTTCTCTTTGTTGCAGGCTTGTAGCTTGTTAGCCGTCTAGGTTTTTGCATCTCTGCTTCTCGATCTCCAAGGTTTCCCGTGTAAAGTGATGGCGTGGCGGAACTCATGAAAGAAGTGGAGGTAGGAAACCTGTCACTCGGAGTGATCTGTTCAGATGTTGGCTTCAAACGTGGTGTGAGCTGGTACGTGGAAAGGGCCTTCTATGGCTATACATAGCATAGGTTTGAGTTGTTGAAAAGGTTTGTCTACTCATAGATGATGTTTCTGTGTAAAAGACCATTAGCTAGATAAGTGCTCCCATTTTCATCTGATGTGGGCTTGTATAATCTTTACGAGAGCATCTTTTTCTTTGCCCCTAACCGTGTATGGTTGGCATGGAAGTTTCTACCCTGTCTGAACAAGTTGGTCATGGCACTGCAACTGCTTGCTGATGTGTGCACCTCCATGACAATTATTCCTTCTGATCATGTTTGGATGTATGGGCAAGATTGCCCAGCATATAAGACTAGTGTACATCCCTACAAGACAAAGCTCAGGCCCTGATGGCTTTACGGGAAATTATTCTTCAAGAGTTGCTGGGATATTATTAAAGATGGCATCATGCTTGTGATTAATAGCTTCTTGAACCTCCACGCGGTGAAGTTGCAATGGCTCAACTCGGCAAACTCGGTAAATATTGCTCTCATTACTAAGGACATCTCCCAGGAAATCTCTGACTTCCGACCAATTAGTCTTACCCATGATGTGGCCAAGCTCGCCAAGACCCTTGCCACTAGGCTGACTCCCCACATGAATGATATAGTGTTCATCAGAGTGATTTTGTCAAGAAGAGAAGCATATATAACAACTTCATGTATGTGTGAAATTTGGTCAGAAGATTCCATCATACTAAGAAACCCATGCTCCTGTTCAAACTTGGAATTAAGAAGGCCTTGGACTCATTTAGATGGGACTACTTGATGGAGATGTTGAGTTACCATGGCTTCCCTACCAGCTTTCGTGATTGGATCTCAACACTTCTCTTTTCGGCGTCCTCAAGAGTCTTGCTCAATGGACTTGCCAGTGATACTGACCAAGCATGATCATGGGCTTCGGCAGGGTGACCGAGTGTCCCCCTTGCTTTTCATGCTCGCCACTGACTTGCTGCACCATGTCCTCAACAAGCCACTTCTCAAGGAAAGCTTCACCCTTTGTCAGGAGGCACATGCGATGCTGCTGTTTTTTATGCCCCCTTCAAGGACTTTCAATTCCTCGTCACCATGCTCGCATCCTTCGGTAAGTCCACCAGCCTCACCACAAACTACGCAAAGAGTGTTGTTGCTCACATCCGATATGGCGCGTTGATCTTGATGATATTCTTTAGTCCTTCCCGGTGTGCCGTTCTGCCTTCCCTAttgttgggtttagtcccacatcgattgttgatgatccacaagtataggggatcaatcgtagtcctttcgataagtaagagtgtcgaacccaacaaaaagtagaaggaaatgataagtggtttctgATAAGAAAATAGAcagtttttcgattaaattaatccatgaataaatcatgagcatgacatggacatcattgataacacactgattacgatctaacagagcatgtattacgcatatagtagaaacatctacccatatcgctagtactgctacaacagaaagaaacacgagaaggataaacgatgtataccctccaatcggccacgcggcggtggtggcggtggcagcagccgcggcatcctcggcggccttcttgtcggcctcggccttctcagcggcggcacagtcggcgtcggtcgacatggtgatgacgaaggtgatgcggacgtagatgaacagaagcgagcagtcgcgtaatcgctacccaaaaacctaatcgcccctctcccgtacaagaTCCGGAgaagcggggtttcggaggcctgctctcccgtcaaccgtgtacgcggtgaacgggacggagtcgccggcggcagcagcagcagaggaacgacgtgggcgtggaggcggagatgcgttctgttttcgtggcggctagggttggcagcgtcccacatatatatgtgcggccgcgcgtggagatacgtgggctgaacccacgtccaagtcggtagcccatgatccgacgtctcagatcgtggccctacctttcaaagactctccgttcctgaccggcaaaaagaagcgcataggagtgagctcggctcagctcaatcccgcaacccgcagcgcgtcgtgacgaggcgtggcgtggcgaggcgagcggaggaggaggagtgcgcgagggcctcatctcttctcaagctccaatagcatgagggagaggatcccttataaaccactccaactctccttccacttccggggtgggactaaacttcccaccaccttgtcatgccacctacatgggcccttagagatcaaatctgaaattgtcatatgggctctaggcccatctcatatttcaacaatcccccaccagatctcaggggcccactttgtcctttgtttcaaacgctgttttgatataccagcatctcagtgaagaccgattaaggttgagctccacctagaccaagtagttgcactccttcacaactgaacaatggactatgccttgaattgtcagtttgtcgtcaagaagtttcaccacaagtctcactgatacgaggctgccgaaggctgacccctcgggtggagcatattagtcacactcctggcctgttcatgagcttgctagagatcaccccaatctcatagactgtgactagcagtcgggctcatataggtgtgttcctccaaagatcgctttgtaggatagcatcttgcttatgcatataagccttggaacacattaagacagtagtcatccttccatacaatttccgagagtattgcatctccaacgtaGTGGGTAattaaagttactctcctcagttcaccactggcttgttttcctaggtcctacttcacgggatctccgatcacataggttgggttactaccaaggcaactcatgtgggtctcatacccatctcccttgatgcgctatctatcacaacacgtgatagccctttagtaaagggatctgccagattcttagccgtttgaatataatccaatgctatcactccggagttcctcaattttctgacagctttcaatctcattcttatgtgtttgttggacttcatgttgtcctttgaactcttcaccttgacaataactgtttgattgtcacagttcataaggacggccggaaccggcttctcaaccactggcaagtccatcaacagatctcgaagccattctgcttcgccacccgatgtgtctaatgctgttaattctgcttccattgtcgatcttgttaagatcgtttgcttgcaagacttccaggaaacagcaccacctccaagagtaaacatatacccagttgtggccttcatctcatcagcatcagagatccaattcgcatcactatacccttcaagtaccgacgggtatccggtatagtgaagtccatagttcatagtacctttcagatagcgcataactctctcaagagcacgccaatgtacatcacccggtttggaaacaaaccggctcagtttgctaatagcaaatgcaatgtcaggcctcgttgcgctcgctagataCTAGAGTGAACCaacaatttgagagtatctcaattgatctatagttgtgcctttagactttcgaatcagcacactaggatcatatggtgtttgagatggtttgcagtccgaatatccaaaacgactcaacaccttctcaacataatgggattgcagaagtgtaatcccaccttcatcatctctcaatagcttgatgttcaagataacatcagccactccaaggtccttcatctcaaagttctgagataggaaagacttaacttcctcgatcaacttgagattagtcccaaatatcagtatgtcatcaacatacaaacacagtataactccttcgcccccaccatagcgatagtatacacatttgtcggcctcattaacaacaaagccaacagatgtcaacgtttcattaaacttgtcatgccattgcttaggcgcttgtctcaggccatacaaagatttcaccaacttacacacctttccttcctgaccatccatcacaaagccatcaggctgttgcatatagatttcctcctttagctctccgttcaggaaagccgtcttaacatccatctgatgaatgagaagaccatgtgaggccgccaacgagagtaatactcgaatggtggtcagtctggccacaggtgaataggtgtcgaagaaatcttcttcttctttctgggcgtagcccttggccacaagcctagccttgtacttttctatcgtatcgtcgggcctaagcttcttcttgaacacccacttgcatcccaatggtttgcaaccataaggacgttcagtaagctcccaagtcccgttagccatgatggaatccatctcgctacggaccgcatccttccagtagtcagcttctggagatgcatacgcttctgaaatagaagtgggattatcctccacgaggtatatgaagaaatcatcatcaaaggtctttacagtcctttgtctcttgcccctaccaagggattcctcattatcctcctcaggattttcatcatgtgtttggttataatattccatcggaatggcaggttcaggagtctcctcagattcctgtctagaagtgctttgtacatctctcatggggaaaatgtcctcaaagaatgtagcatctttagactccataattgtaccgaccttcatgtcaggtacctcagatttcactactagaaatctatagccaacactattcatagcgtagcccaaattaacacagtccacagtctttggtccaagcttacgctttttggggatcggcacattaactTTTGCCAAGCATCCCTAGGTACGTAAGTAcaagagtgttgtccttctcttggtccacttctcataaggagtgatctcgttatcctttgtcggaactttattcaggacatgacaggatgtcattatagcctccccccaccatgccttggataaacccgacgtatctaacatggcgttaaccaaatcagttagagtacggtttttccgctcggcaaccccgtttgactggggtgagtagggaggcgtcctctcgtgaataatgtcgtgttccgcacaaaaggcatcaaactctttcgagaagtactctccaccacgatctgaccggactcgtttaattttcttttcaagttgattctcaacttctgccttatagattttgaagtagtgtagagcctcatctttagtatttaacagatacacatagcaatatctagtggaatcatctatcaaagtcatgaaatatttctttccacctttagtcaacacaccattcatctcacaaagatcagaatgtatgagttccagtggcgccaagtgtctctcctctgctgccttgtgaggcttgcgaggttgcttagattgcacacacgaatggcacttagaacctttggctaaagtgaaactcgggattaaattcgattttgctagccgcgtcataacaccgaaactaatgtgacaaagacgtgaatgccagacttcagattcattaacactcaaatgaatattgttcacgactttattacatagatctgcaagagaaaggcggaacatgcctccgcattcataaccctttccaacaaatagtccatatttcgtaacaactaatttattagactcgaataccaacttaaacccttctctacatagaagggagccactaacgaggttcttcttgatggcggggacatgctgcacgttcttcagctgcacgatccttcccgaagtaaacttcagatcgaccgtgccaacaccaagaacagaagcactcgcgccattccccatcagtacggacccgtgacctgtggcctggtaagaagaaaacaatgaaatgtcagcacacacatgaacacctgcacctgtgtcgacccaccaatcggtggacggccaaactgaaaatacagcaaataaattaccgtacccagatgcaccactctcattgttgctcacaatcatattgacagacttggagtcctgcccttgcttcttatacttgtttgggcacttgttggcccaatgttcaagcgaaccacaagtaaagcatccctcatccttcttattcttcttgaaggtcttattacccttcttcttaaagtcggcactctattggacaccgttctttcccttggacttgtgggaattggagttcttctgatgcaccatattggccacagaagttccttctaccccttttccgtgcgagtcctttgcccttgaattcttctcaacactcagatggcctatgacatcctccacagagaattcacgcctctgatgtttcagagtggtggcaaagttcctcca
Proteins encoded in this window:
- the LOC123045782 gene encoding uncharacterized protein, with the translated sequence MASATPAVPDPALGLRHPGALARRIAMARGAAVAPALRPWLLFDAVPLVVVVLIAAHVLALGYWIYRLATDGSKHPARSKKH